From a region of the Myxococcus stipitatus genome:
- a CDS encoding DUF1028 domain-containing protein: MSRLVACLVLLALPALASEPVPRRPVHTYSIVARDAVTGEMGVAVQSHWFSVGATVPWAEAGVGAVATQSFVDPSYGRLGLELMRAGRAAPEALAGLLAADGAPGIRQVAMVDAQGRVAAHTGARCIAAAGHVVGEGFSVQANMMERDTVWPAMARAYRESKGDLADRMLAALEAAEAQGGDIRGRQSAALIVVSAKSTGRPWADRRFDLRVDDHAEPLKELRRLLTLQRAYNFMNDGDLALERKDTDGALAAYGAAEKLVPDSAEMVFWHAISLVGVGRVDEAVPLLQRTYKADPRWRELVLRLPAAGLLPDDPKLLARLTGTKAPRK; the protein is encoded by the coding sequence ATGTCACGCCTCGTTGCCTGTCTCGTCCTGCTCGCGCTCCCGGCCCTGGCTTCGGAGCCCGTGCCCCGTCGCCCGGTCCACACGTACTCCATCGTCGCTCGTGATGCGGTGACGGGAGAGATGGGCGTGGCCGTCCAGTCCCACTGGTTCTCCGTGGGGGCCACTGTTCCATGGGCCGAGGCGGGCGTGGGCGCCGTCGCCACCCAATCCTTCGTCGACCCGTCGTATGGCCGCCTGGGGCTGGAGCTGATGCGGGCGGGCCGCGCCGCTCCGGAGGCGCTGGCGGGGCTGCTCGCCGCCGACGGCGCGCCGGGCATCCGTCAGGTGGCCATGGTGGACGCGCAGGGGCGCGTCGCCGCGCACACGGGAGCGCGGTGCATCGCCGCCGCGGGCCACGTCGTCGGCGAGGGCTTCTCCGTGCAGGCGAACATGATGGAGCGCGACACCGTGTGGCCCGCGATGGCCCGGGCCTATCGCGAGTCGAAGGGGGACCTGGCGGATCGCATGCTCGCGGCGCTGGAGGCCGCCGAGGCCCAGGGCGGCGACATCCGGGGCCGCCAGTCCGCCGCGCTCATCGTCGTGTCCGCGAAGTCCACCGGCCGCCCCTGGGCGGACCGACGCTTCGACCTGCGCGTGGACGACCACGCGGAGCCCCTGAAGGAGCTGCGCCGGCTGCTCACCCTCCAGCGCGCGTACAACTTCATGAACGACGGAGACCTCGCCCTCGAGCGCAAGGACACCGACGGCGCGCTCGCGGCGTACGGCGCCGCCGAGAAGCTCGTCCCGGACAGCGCGGAGATGGTCTTCTGGCATGCCATCTCCCTGGTCGGCGTGGGCCGGGTGGACGAGGCCGTGCCGTTGCTCCAGCGCACGTACAAGGCCGACCCCCGCTGGCGCGAGCTCGTCCTGCGTCTGCCCGCCGCGGGGCTGCTGCCGGACGACCCCAAGCTCCTCGCGCGGCTCACCGGCACGAAGGCCCCGAGGAAGTAG
- a CDS encoding RNA methyltransferase, protein MVQPVRFVLMRPRNAENLGAAARALKNCGLSDWVWVTPEVEDLAPARRLAVHAEDVLDGARRASTLDEAVADCVWVVGTSSRKVEGKRRLPPRAVGEELVSRSAQGTVALVFGDERSGLTNAEVERCHDLSAVPTAPEQPSINLAQAVLLYAYEVRVATLERTAPPPGPLPVAATDTELAQVESTLGTVLTDGGFLVDEQPGRTALRDLFAPLRRSRLTRKEARLWLAALHTLRKHRADG, encoded by the coding sequence ATGGTGCAGCCCGTCCGTTTCGTCCTGATGCGACCGCGCAACGCGGAGAACCTGGGTGCCGCCGCGAGGGCGCTGAAGAACTGCGGCCTGTCCGACTGGGTCTGGGTGACTCCGGAGGTCGAGGACCTGGCCCCCGCGCGCCGGCTGGCGGTGCACGCCGAGGACGTGCTGGACGGGGCCCGCCGCGCGAGCACGCTGGACGAGGCCGTCGCGGACTGCGTGTGGGTGGTGGGCACCAGCTCGCGCAAGGTCGAGGGCAAGCGCCGCCTCCCGCCGCGCGCCGTGGGCGAGGAGCTGGTCTCACGCTCGGCGCAGGGCACCGTGGCGCTGGTGTTCGGCGACGAGCGCAGCGGCCTCACCAACGCGGAGGTGGAGCGCTGCCACGACCTGTCCGCCGTCCCCACCGCCCCCGAGCAGCCCTCCATCAACCTGGCGCAGGCGGTGCTGCTCTATGCCTACGAGGTGCGGGTGGCGACGCTGGAGAGGACGGCGCCGCCCCCGGGCCCGCTGCCCGTGGCGGCCACCGACACGGAGCTGGCCCAGGTGGAGTCGACGCTCGGGACGGTGCTCACGGACGGAGGGTTCCTCGTCGACGAACAGCCGGGGCGCACCGCGCTGCGGGACTTGTTCGCGCCCCTGCGCCGCTCGCGGCTGACGCGCAAGGAGGCGCGGCTGTGGCTGGCCGCGCTGCACACCCTGCGCAAGCACCGCGCGGACGGCTAG
- a CDS encoding alpha-2-macroglobulin family protein: MVPQSPVASGPSRPSRARWLLAALLLGSSLTACKQESQGGTPPSPALTPVVIAQDAGSPAAVTPAPIAKETLTPVIREVAASGIIPDSVAIELSRPVLARDRSLADSALRVEPGVQGQLTVTSDSTLTFTAQHPGFLPGTEYTVTLASLATTSGVLQPPSEGAWSYRFVTPDFRFVRLEPRQLDISKGHVEVDVVFSGPVDVNAVKARASFLLSGLAAASVKWKSKPSERNVVTARFQHPGLKAGSQVRFALKPGLPLATGAKATAPAAEQSFEVRGGKRLDITGISRGASNSGSYLEVSCRDVDGNAPPSPREGGEYDPYYYDSNNRGCLLDDAVAADSIRLTPKVKFSVAQSRRGFRIFGDFKRGTYTVRIAAGALSVGGGALLSDYEQAVSVPARTPQLSFSSAGRYLPRSAWRNLPLQHLNLDSVELVVRHVPAENLVFWMSNDYQESADERTSNVVVRKTLPLQSPPDTLVTTYVDVGSLVPPSTRGLVEVSVRGGRWAAASRILLTDLSLVAKRGGPSPDGKDAGEVHVWALGIESADPVSGVEVSLVKKSGQGVGRCVTKGSEGCVIKVPLPGADDSAPFALIARQGEEMTYLKYSELKTELPNADVQGEPYRSEKAYRASIWSDRGVYRPGDTAHLAAVLRGQDDQAPAAGMPVELVVVDPREREMKKVTLQTNAAGLVSLDVRFEAFQDTGHYRVQLKVANRDVASYAFNVEEFVPERMKVTAKVAQQAGYAQGVEIPVAVEAAYLFGGSAEGSPVELSCRLVPSTFKPKENAQYTYGLWRQGGKEPSPVTLGQVKGTLDAKGQALLNCPSQAATGALRGAGRLSALAAVFESGSGRSTVNEASVPVHPERYYLGLQSGASKAGMGKPFTVTGVVVDWEGRLMTASAPRTVEVEAIALEEEYGSYYDEDEGYDRYQRYLRPAQESRTTVPVKDGRFTVTLTPGRYAAGYLVRAKSGNAQTDLELEGDGYYYWWGDESRVDQTPRPLKPTSLDLALPAQGRVGQAIAVKLKAPYKGRVLFTAETDRVLASEWKAVQPGEVSWSFTPSSFAPNVYVSAFLVKDPHLESAEAFMPDRAFGVGSVTLEPADFTQTVTMKTPKEVRSNETFDVDLELGPLEGPTFATVAVVDEGILSLTRFQSPDPIKQLFTKRALGVETFETIGWTLLVPPGGNSRSTGGDAEGGAAGRVQPVKPVALWSGVVAVPANGRLRVPFTLPQYRGAVRVMAVTAGPRRVGRASAQVLVRDPLVLQTTLPRFLSQNDEIQVPVFVTNLSGKAQDVRVTLGAELLPVPGLSLPANAGSPLQLLGKSEGKARLEDGKSTTFVFQARATQAVGAARLSVTVEGGGYTSRESLDVPLSPSGPKERRVQRIELTDGVTDVSKFLQGWVPTTERTTLWVTSNPYGESFQHLSYLVRYPYGCIEQTTSSTRPLLFVSELIDDVDPTLTRGSSVGAMAQAGISRLLSMQTASGGFAYWPGQTEPVAWGTAYATHMLLDAQKLKYPVPQDRVNDALTWMTNHLASIEASGRGATVSAAGDEEAYIHYVLALAGKGRKARVQKLVDALAQSAKAHSLTGEEREMDYMLKAALWLSGDRRYEKELREPDVSPLTEERRNSWAFYSDRRRRGFMLSTFQDLFGGDAGGEPLAQMVASALQSHPSGWYTTQELVWGITGLGKRLKDSAGRFTPAVLSADGKVVEATQDKNARTSDRTWSLARASERQGLSLDLKPHGEGKVYLVLSSEGVRTDGVARSGGEGLKLTRTYRKQDGTALDLKAAPVALADLVYVELTLENLTAERVQNIAMVDRLPAGWEIENARLGRGGSVDWASADTLWAADYVNLRDDRVEVFGALQGRETKSFVYAVRAVTAGAFALPSAEAEAMYDPRLWAREAGGTVQVSGPWKDSLL, encoded by the coding sequence ATGGTTCCGCAGTCCCCCGTCGCATCAGGACCGAGCCGTCCGAGCCGCGCGCGCTGGCTCCTCGCCGCGCTGCTGCTGGGCTCGTCGCTCACCGCCTGCAAGCAGGAGTCGCAGGGCGGCACGCCCCCTTCACCCGCCCTCACCCCGGTGGTCATCGCGCAGGACGCGGGCAGCCCCGCCGCCGTCACCCCCGCGCCCATCGCGAAGGAGACGCTGACGCCCGTCATCCGCGAGGTCGCCGCGAGCGGCATCATCCCCGACTCGGTCGCCATCGAGCTGTCCCGCCCGGTGCTCGCGCGCGACCGGAGCCTCGCGGACTCCGCCCTCCGCGTGGAGCCGGGCGTCCAGGGCCAGCTCACGGTGACGAGTGATTCCACGCTCACCTTCACCGCCCAGCACCCGGGCTTCCTCCCGGGAACCGAGTACACGGTGACCCTGGCGTCCCTCGCCACGACGTCGGGCGTGTTGCAGCCTCCCTCCGAGGGGGCCTGGTCCTACCGCTTCGTGACGCCGGACTTCCGCTTCGTGCGCCTGGAGCCCCGGCAGCTCGACATCTCCAAGGGCCACGTCGAGGTGGACGTCGTCTTCTCCGGGCCCGTGGACGTCAATGCCGTGAAGGCCCGCGCTTCCTTCCTCCTGTCCGGGCTGGCCGCCGCGTCGGTGAAGTGGAAGAGCAAGCCCTCCGAGCGCAACGTCGTCACCGCGCGCTTCCAGCACCCGGGCCTCAAGGCGGGCAGCCAGGTGCGCTTCGCGCTCAAGCCGGGCCTGCCCCTCGCCACCGGGGCCAAGGCCACCGCGCCCGCGGCGGAGCAGTCCTTCGAGGTCCGCGGCGGCAAGCGCCTGGACATCACCGGCATCTCCCGGGGGGCGAGCAACAGCGGCTCCTACCTGGAGGTGAGCTGCCGGGACGTGGACGGCAACGCGCCCCCCAGCCCTCGCGAGGGCGGCGAGTACGACCCGTACTACTACGACTCCAACAACCGGGGCTGCCTGCTGGACGACGCCGTGGCGGCCGACTCCATCCGGTTGACGCCGAAGGTGAAGTTCTCCGTGGCCCAGTCGCGGCGCGGCTTCCGCATCTTCGGTGACTTCAAGCGCGGGACCTATACGGTGCGCATCGCCGCGGGAGCCCTGTCGGTGGGCGGCGGCGCGCTGCTCTCCGACTACGAGCAGGCCGTCTCCGTGCCCGCGCGCACGCCCCAGCTGAGCTTCTCTTCCGCGGGCCGGTACCTGCCCCGGAGCGCGTGGCGCAACCTGCCTCTGCAGCACCTCAACCTGGACTCGGTGGAGCTCGTCGTCCGCCATGTCCCCGCGGAGAACCTCGTCTTCTGGATGAGCAACGACTACCAGGAGTCGGCGGACGAGCGGACCTCGAACGTCGTCGTGCGCAAGACGCTGCCGCTCCAGTCCCCGCCGGACACGCTCGTCACCACGTACGTGGACGTGGGCAGCCTCGTGCCCCCGTCCACGCGCGGGCTGGTGGAGGTCTCCGTTCGCGGCGGCAGGTGGGCGGCGGCCTCGCGCATCCTCCTCACGGACCTGAGCCTCGTGGCCAAGCGCGGCGGCCCGTCTCCGGACGGGAAGGACGCCGGAGAGGTCCACGTGTGGGCGCTGGGCATCGAGAGCGCGGACCCGGTGTCCGGGGTCGAGGTGTCGCTGGTGAAGAAGAGCGGGCAGGGCGTGGGCCGCTGCGTCACCAAGGGCTCGGAGGGCTGCGTCATCAAGGTCCCCCTCCCTGGCGCGGACGACAGCGCGCCGTTCGCCCTCATCGCCCGCCAGGGCGAGGAGATGACGTACCTCAAGTACAGCGAGCTGAAGACGGAGCTGCCCAACGCGGACGTGCAGGGAGAGCCGTACCGTTCGGAGAAGGCCTACCGCGCGTCCATCTGGTCCGACCGCGGCGTCTACCGCCCCGGGGACACCGCGCACCTGGCCGCCGTCCTGCGCGGCCAGGACGACCAGGCGCCCGCGGCGGGAATGCCGGTGGAGCTGGTGGTGGTGGATCCGCGTGAGCGGGAGATGAAGAAGGTGACGCTCCAGACGAACGCGGCGGGCCTCGTCTCGCTCGACGTGCGCTTCGAGGCCTTCCAGGACACGGGCCACTACCGCGTGCAGTTGAAGGTCGCCAACCGCGACGTGGCCTCCTATGCCTTCAACGTGGAGGAGTTCGTCCCCGAGCGGATGAAGGTGACGGCGAAGGTCGCCCAGCAGGCGGGCTACGCCCAGGGCGTGGAGATTCCCGTGGCCGTGGAGGCGGCCTACCTCTTCGGTGGCTCGGCGGAGGGCAGCCCCGTGGAGCTGAGCTGCCGGCTGGTGCCGTCGACGTTCAAGCCGAAGGAGAACGCGCAGTACACCTACGGCCTGTGGCGCCAGGGCGGCAAGGAGCCGTCGCCGGTGACGCTGGGACAGGTGAAGGGCACGCTCGACGCCAAGGGACAGGCCCTGCTCAACTGCCCGTCCCAGGCGGCCACGGGGGCCCTGCGCGGGGCCGGGCGCCTGAGCGCGCTGGCCGCCGTCTTCGAGTCGGGCAGCGGGCGCTCCACCGTCAACGAGGCCTCCGTCCCCGTGCACCCGGAGCGCTACTACCTGGGCCTCCAGTCCGGCGCCTCCAAGGCGGGCATGGGCAAGCCCTTCACCGTCACGGGCGTGGTGGTGGACTGGGAGGGCCGGCTGATGACGGCCAGCGCCCCCAGGACGGTGGAGGTGGAGGCCATCGCGCTCGAGGAGGAGTACGGCTCCTACTACGACGAGGACGAGGGCTATGACCGCTACCAGCGCTACCTGCGCCCGGCGCAGGAGAGCCGCACGACGGTGCCGGTGAAGGACGGGCGCTTCACCGTCACCCTCACGCCGGGCCGCTACGCCGCCGGCTACCTGGTGCGCGCGAAGTCCGGCAACGCGCAGACCGACCTGGAGCTGGAGGGGGACGGCTACTACTACTGGTGGGGCGACGAGTCGCGCGTGGACCAGACGCCGCGCCCGCTCAAGCCCACGTCGCTGGACCTGGCGCTCCCGGCGCAGGGCCGGGTGGGGCAGGCCATCGCGGTGAAGCTCAAGGCGCCCTACAAGGGCCGGGTGTTGTTCACCGCGGAGACCGACCGCGTGCTCGCCAGCGAGTGGAAGGCCGTGCAGCCCGGCGAGGTGAGCTGGAGCTTCACGCCCTCGAGCTTCGCGCCCAACGTCTACGTGAGCGCCTTCCTGGTGAAGGACCCGCACCTGGAGTCGGCCGAGGCCTTCATGCCCGACCGGGCCTTCGGCGTGGGCAGCGTCACGCTCGAGCCGGCGGACTTCACCCAGACGGTGACGATGAAGACGCCCAAGGAGGTCCGCTCCAACGAGACCTTCGACGTCGACCTGGAGCTGGGGCCCCTCGAGGGCCCCACCTTCGCCACGGTGGCGGTGGTGGACGAGGGCATCCTGTCCCTCACGCGCTTCCAGAGCCCGGACCCCATCAAGCAGCTGTTCACCAAGCGCGCGCTGGGCGTGGAGACCTTCGAGACCATCGGCTGGACGCTGCTGGTGCCGCCGGGCGGCAACTCGCGTTCCACGGGTGGTGACGCGGAAGGGGGCGCGGCCGGCCGCGTGCAGCCCGTCAAGCCCGTGGCGCTGTGGAGCGGCGTGGTGGCGGTGCCGGCCAACGGCAGGCTGCGCGTGCCCTTCACGCTGCCGCAGTACCGGGGCGCCGTGCGGGTGATGGCGGTGACGGCGGGCCCCCGGCGCGTGGGCCGGGCGAGCGCGCAGGTGCTGGTGAGGGACCCGCTGGTGCTGCAGACGACGCTGCCGCGCTTCCTCTCCCAGAACGATGAAATCCAGGTGCCCGTCTTCGTCACCAACCTGTCCGGCAAGGCGCAGGACGTGAGGGTGACGCTGGGCGCGGAGCTGCTCCCGGTGCCGGGGTTGTCGCTGCCCGCGAACGCCGGCTCGCCCCTGCAACTGCTCGGCAAGAGCGAGGGGAAGGCCCGGCTGGAGGACGGCAAGTCCACCACCTTCGTCTTCCAGGCCCGGGCCACCCAGGCGGTGGGGGCCGCGCGGCTGAGCGTCACCGTGGAGGGCGGCGGATACACCTCCCGGGAGTCGCTGGACGTGCCGCTGTCGCCCTCGGGGCCCAAGGAGCGCCGCGTGCAGCGCATCGAGCTGACGGACGGGGTGACGGATGTCTCGAAGTTCCTCCAGGGCTGGGTGCCCACCACGGAGCGCACCACGTTGTGGGTGACGAGCAACCCCTACGGCGAGTCGTTCCAGCACCTGTCGTACCTGGTTCGCTACCCCTACGGCTGCATCGAGCAGACGACGTCCTCCACGCGGCCGCTGCTGTTCGTGTCGGAGTTGATCGACGACGTGGACCCCACGCTGACGCGGGGAAGCAGCGTGGGCGCCATGGCCCAGGCGGGCATCAGCCGCCTGCTGTCCATGCAGACGGCCTCCGGGGGGTTCGCCTACTGGCCGGGACAGACGGAGCCGGTGGCGTGGGGCACCGCCTACGCCACGCACATGCTGCTGGACGCGCAGAAGCTCAAGTACCCGGTGCCCCAGGACCGGGTGAACGACGCGCTGACGTGGATGACCAACCACCTGGCGTCCATCGAGGCGAGCGGGCGCGGGGCGACGGTGAGCGCCGCCGGGGACGAGGAGGCGTACATCCACTACGTGCTGGCGCTGGCGGGCAAGGGGCGCAAGGCGCGGGTGCAGAAGCTGGTGGATGCGCTCGCCCAGTCGGCGAAGGCGCACAGCCTCACGGGCGAGGAGCGGGAGATGGACTACATGCTCAAGGCGGCGCTGTGGCTCTCGGGCGACCGGCGTTATGAGAAGGAGCTGCGCGAGCCGGACGTGTCCCCCCTCACCGAGGAGCGACGCAACAGCTGGGCGTTCTACTCCGACCGCCGTCGGCGCGGCTTCATGCTCAGCACCTTCCAGGACCTCTTCGGCGGCGACGCCGGGGGCGAGCCCCTGGCGCAGATGGTGGCCTCCGCGCTCCAGTCCCACCCGAGCGGCTGGTACACGACGCAGGAGCTCGTCTGGGGCATCACGGGCCTGGGCAAGCGCTTGAAGGACAGCGCGGGCCGCTTCACGCCCGCGGTGCTGTCCGCTGACGGCAAGGTGGTGGAGGCCACCCAGGACAAGAATGCCCGGACGTCGGACCGCACCTGGTCCCTGGCGCGGGCCAGCGAGCGACAGGGGCTCTCCCTCGACCTGAAGCCCCACGGCGAGGGGAAGGTGTACCTGGTGCTCAGCAGCGAGGGCGTGCGCACCGACGGCGTGGCCCGCTCGGGCGGCGAGGGCCTCAAGCTGACCCGGACCTACCGCAAGCAGGACGGCACGGCGTTGGACCTGAAGGCCGCTCCCGTGGCGCTGGCGGACCTCGTCTACGTGGAGCTGACGCTGGAGAACCTGACGGCCGAGCGCGTGCAGAACATCGCGATGGTGGACCGGCTGCCGGCGGGCTGGGAGATCGAGAACGCGCGCCTGGGCCGCGGCGGGAGCGTGGACTGGGCGTCCGCGGACACGCTGTGGGCCGCCGACTACGTCAACCTCCGGGACGACCGGGTGGAGGTCTTCGGGGCGCTCCAGGGCCGCGAGACGAAGTCGTTCGTCTACGCGGTGCGCGCGGTGACGGCGGGGGCCTTCGCGCTCCCGTCGGCGGAGGCCGAGGCGATGTACGACCCCCGGCTGTGGGCGCGCGAGGCGGGTGGCACGGTGCAGGTGTCCGGTCCGTGGAAGGACAGTCTGCTCTGA
- the pbpC gene encoding penicillin-binding protein 1C produces MRRSRRIVKGLVAAAGGLVALAVVGVVAAWSLPLPARLHAPPSVVMEYRDGTPAHVFLAPDERWRIATSAERIDPAYLRALLALEDKRFFTHPGVDPLAVARAAALNLARGRRVSGASTLTMQLVRMLEPRPRTFGSKVVESFRALQLELRLSKEEVLAAYLQFVPYGRNVEGVEAAALSYFGHTAAHLSPAEIATLLAVPQNPNRRFPVAENAERLVSARDEVARRLLEADALPLGPDDAKSAPSEVLDEVRATRAPMELKAFPRDAPHAAVWLRAQYPDLPRLRTTLDLGTQRTVERLLRDASRELKPKGIHNGAAVVVDRERGDVLALVGNFDFFDERHGGQIVGFATPRSPGSALKPLLYAMGLDQGLVGSEQLVADIPMTYGGYAPRNFDGRFQGLVRMEYALSQSLNMPFVRLLERVGVERFLATLRAAGVASLAQEPGYYGLSAAVGGIELTPLELAGVYVALAGDGRARTLRLVEDGTSRPEPVAWVSPGAAWLTRKALSLRDRPDFPERRRLTGMPARVHWKTGTSFGNRDAWAAGSGPLHTAVVWLGNFDHSPSVHLVGAESAAPLLFDILEGLGPAGSDVPESEARPPDDLMRVEVCAYSGHLPTEACPHRKGVYVRRTAVPTQPCPYHQRVEVDVASGLAVGPTCKEGRRTESRVFVTWPATIRRWLEEQHRRLPEPPSPAPGCETGGARAAPGIVSPAEGHVVMLIPGVAADRQEVPLEAEASHERMLSWFVDGALLASARADERVWWTPTPGTHEILVTDDRGLTSKRTLEVRERR; encoded by the coding sequence ATGCGCCGTTCCCGTCGCATCGTGAAGGGGCTGGTCGCCGCCGCCGGGGGGCTGGTCGCCCTGGCGGTGGTGGGGGTGGTGGCGGCCTGGAGCCTGCCGCTGCCAGCCCGGCTCCACGCGCCGCCGTCGGTGGTGATGGAGTACCGGGACGGCACCCCGGCCCACGTCTTCCTCGCGCCGGACGAGCGGTGGCGCATCGCCACGTCGGCCGAGCGCATCGACCCGGCCTACCTCCGGGCGCTGCTCGCGCTGGAGGACAAGCGCTTCTTCACGCACCCCGGCGTGGACCCCCTGGCCGTGGCGCGCGCGGCGGCGCTCAACCTGGCGCGCGGGCGGCGGGTGTCGGGTGCGTCCACGCTGACGATGCAGCTGGTGCGCATGCTGGAGCCCCGGCCCCGCACCTTCGGCTCGAAGGTGGTGGAGTCCTTCCGCGCCCTCCAACTGGAGCTGCGCCTGTCGAAAGAGGAGGTGCTCGCCGCGTACCTCCAGTTCGTCCCCTACGGCCGCAACGTGGAGGGCGTGGAGGCCGCGGCGCTGTCCTACTTCGGCCATACGGCGGCCCACCTGAGCCCGGCGGAGATCGCCACGTTGCTGGCGGTGCCGCAGAACCCGAACCGCCGCTTCCCGGTGGCGGAGAACGCCGAGCGGCTGGTGTCCGCCCGCGACGAGGTCGCGCGCCGGTTGCTGGAGGCGGACGCGTTGCCGCTCGGTCCCGACGACGCGAAGTCCGCCCCGTCGGAGGTGCTCGACGAGGTGCGCGCCACGCGGGCGCCCATGGAGCTGAAGGCCTTTCCTCGCGACGCGCCGCACGCGGCCGTGTGGCTGCGGGCCCAGTACCCGGACCTGCCCCGCCTGCGCACCACGCTGGACCTGGGCACGCAGCGGACGGTGGAGCGGCTGCTGCGAGACGCCTCGCGCGAGCTGAAGCCCAAGGGCATCCACAACGGCGCGGCGGTGGTGGTGGACCGCGAGCGGGGGGACGTGCTCGCGCTGGTGGGCAACTTCGACTTCTTCGACGAGCGCCACGGCGGGCAGATTGTCGGCTTCGCCACCCCGCGCTCGCCCGGCTCGGCGCTCAAGCCGCTGCTGTACGCCATGGGCCTCGACCAGGGGCTGGTGGGGTCGGAGCAGCTCGTGGCGGACATCCCCATGACGTACGGGGGCTACGCGCCCAGGAACTTCGACGGCCGTTTCCAGGGCCTGGTGCGCATGGAGTACGCGCTGTCCCAGTCGCTGAACATGCCCTTCGTGCGGCTGCTGGAGCGCGTGGGCGTGGAGCGCTTCCTGGCCACGCTGCGCGCCGCGGGCGTCGCCAGCCTGGCGCAGGAGCCGGGGTACTACGGCCTGTCCGCGGCGGTGGGGGGCATCGAGCTGACCCCGTTGGAGCTCGCGGGTGTGTACGTGGCGCTCGCGGGGGATGGCCGGGCGCGCACGCTGCGGCTGGTGGAGGACGGGACGAGCCGCCCGGAGCCCGTGGCGTGGGTGTCTCCCGGGGCGGCGTGGCTCACGCGCAAGGCGCTGTCGCTGCGCGACCGGCCGGACTTCCCGGAGCGGCGGCGGCTGACGGGCATGCCCGCGCGCGTGCACTGGAAGACGGGCACCAGCTTCGGCAACCGGGACGCCTGGGCGGCGGGCTCGGGGCCGCTGCATACCGCGGTGGTGTGGCTGGGCAACTTCGACCACTCGCCCAGCGTGCACCTGGTGGGCGCGGAGTCCGCCGCGCCGCTGTTGTTCGACATCCTGGAGGGGCTGGGGCCCGCCGGGAGCGACGTGCCGGAGTCGGAGGCCCGCCCCCCGGACGACCTGATGCGCGTGGAGGTGTGCGCCTATTCAGGGCACCTGCCGACGGAGGCCTGTCCGCACCGCAAGGGTGTCTACGTGCGGCGCACGGCCGTGCCGACCCAGCCGTGTCCGTATCACCAGCGCGTGGAGGTGGACGTGGCCTCCGGCCTCGCCGTGGGGCCCACGTGCAAGGAGGGCCGGAGGACGGAGTCGCGCGTGTTCGTCACGTGGCCGGCCACCATCCGCCGCTGGCTGGAGGAGCAGCACCGGCGGCTGCCGGAGCCTCCGTCGCCCGCGCCGGGGTGCGAGACGGGCGGGGCCCGCGCGGCGCCGGGCATCGTCTCCCCGGCGGAGGGCCACGTGGTGATGCTCATCCCCGGGGTGGCGGCGGACCGGCAGGAGGTCCCGCTGGAGGCGGAGGCCTCTCATGAGCGCATGCTATCGTGGTTCGTGGATGGCGCGCTCCTGGCCAGCGCTCGCGCGGACGAGCGCGTGTGGTGGACGCCCACGCCAGGCACACACGAAATCCTGGTGACGGACGACCGGGGCCTCACCTCGAAGCGCACCCTGGAGGTCCGCGAGCGGCGCTGA